In Cryptomeria japonica chromosome 10, Sugi_1.0, whole genome shotgun sequence, a genomic segment contains:
- the LOC131858803 gene encoding non-specific lipid-transfer protein 4.3-like: MAMISAGTYASISCMTVASDLTPCAGFVSGAAAQPAKACCDGISSLNAAAKTKADRQAACKCIPISRSVDCSKIS, translated from the exons ATGGCAATGATTAGCGCAGGGACATACGCCTCTATTTCGTGTATGACTGTTGCTTCAGATTTAACCCCCTGTGCGGGCTTTGTTTCAGGGGCAGCCGCTCAGCCAGCCAAGGCATGCTGTGACGGCATTAGCAGTCTGAATGCTGCCGCCAAGACAAAAGCGGACAGGCAAGCCGCTTGTAAGTGCATACCCATCAGCCGTTCAGTTGACTGCTCCAA GATCAGCTGA